From the Actinomadura luzonensis genome, the window AACAGCCGGTTGACCACCTCGGCCAGCAGCGCCTCCCGGCTGGGGACGTGCCGGTAGAGGGACATCGCGGCCACCCCCAGCTCGGCGCCGAGGCGGCGCATGGTGAGCGCCTCCAGTCCCTCGGCGTCCAGCACCCGCACGGCGGCGGCCACGATGCGCTCGACGGTCAGCACGGCCGGGCGGCCCGCGCGCCTCCTGCCCTCGCTCATCCGGACAGCGTAACGGCGAGCGTGGTCCCCAGCATGATCAGGGACAGCACGCCCACCACCATGTGCTGCACGTCGATGACGACGTCGTGCCCGGCCGTGGGCAGCACCTTGAGCGTGCGGGCGTAGTCGCGCCGGTAGGTCTCGCGCTGCGCCGCCGTGCTGAGGCCCGCGTACGGCAGCCACCAGCTCGTCACGTGCCCGAACACGATCAGCCCGGCCAGCGCGGTGGCGGCGACCAGCGACCAGGTGCGCCCGAGGGCCACGCCGGCGGCGATGAGCAGCGGGAACGGGTAGTTGATCGCGGCGGCGATCCTGCGGTGGCGCAGGTTGCCGGGGCGCAGGTCGTTGAGCGGGAACATCGGCACCCACTCGGTGAGGACGAGCCAGGCCAGCCATAAGCCGGGGACGACGGTCGCGAGCACTCTCATGTCAGCTCCTCGTTTTTGCGTACCTTGTAAGCTTACACAGTACGCAAATCCGGGCGACGATGACGGCCAGCCCCGCGAGCCCCGCCACCAGCAACGTGATCGACAGCGGCGCCGGGAAGTAGGTGAGCTGCGCCCACGTGACCGTCCGCCCGTTCATCAGGAACGAGGTCCAGTCCGGATAGGACGCCAGCACCAGCACCGGGAGCAGGGCCGGCAGCAGCCGGAGCGCGGCCCGCCACCGCGGCCGGCCGGCCCGGCGCGCGGCCCAGCGGCGGGCCCGCAGCACGCCCAGCACCCCGAGCGCGGCGGCGGCGAGCGCGACCGCCCCCAGGATCGCCTCGTAGAGCTGCCGGTCGCCGCCCGGGACCTCGGGCCTACGTCCCTCGCTGAGAGCGGTCAGGCCGAGCATGATGGCGTACGTGTCGTCCTGGAGGGCGGCGCTGTTGGTCATGACGGCGAAGCCGTAGCCGGTGCGCGGCGAGATGGCCTCGACCGCCGTGTACGTGAACAGGTTGCCGGAATGCGTGAGCTGCCCGGTCTCCTGCTCCACGCCCCACCCCATCGCGTACGGCCGGATCGCGATCGGTTTGTGCATCTCCTCCAGGCTCTGCCGCTTGACCAGCGGCCGGCCGTGGCCCGTCTGGGTGACGAGCCACTTGCCCATGTCGTTCGCGGTGGTGACGACGCCGCCCGAGCCGCTGCCGTTGAGGAAGGCGGGCAGCTCGGGACGCGGCAGCCAGAGCCCGTAGACCGAGTTGTAGCCGTCGGCGGGGCGGACCTCCTGGTCGCTGACGGCGCTGGAGGTCATGCCGAGCGGCCCGAAGACGCGGTCGCGCAGGTAGGAGCCGAAGTCCCGGCCGCTCGCCACCTCGACCAGCCGGGCGGCCAGGTCGTAGTTGACGTTGCAGTACTCCCAGCGGGTGCCGGGCTCGGCCCGCAGCCGCCCGCCGGCCAGCCGGGCGGTGTAGGCGGCCAGATTGGTCGTCTCCTCCAGCGCGTTGATGTCCACGGTGGTGTCGGACAGGCCGGAGGTCTGGTTGAGGAGCTGCCGGACGGTGACGCGGGCGGCGCGCGGGTCGGCCATCCGGAAGCCGGGGAGCTGCGCGGCGACCGGCTCGTCCAGCCGGATCCGGCCGCGCTCGACCAGCGTCATGACCGCCGTCGCGGTGAACGACTTGCTGACCGAGGCCACCCGCATCGGCGTGTCGGCGGTGACCGGGCGGCCCGCCGAGTCGTGGCCGTACCCGGCGGCGTGCACGACCTGGCCGTCGTGGGTGACGACCACGGACACGCCGGGCAGGCCGGTGGCGGCCAGGGCGTCGCGCATGTACCCGTCCACGGTGGCCGGGGTGAGCTGGGCGGGCGCCGGGGTGGCCAGCGTGCCGGCGGCGAGGAGGCTGATCAGGAGCGATTTCACGCCTCAGAACCTAGAAAGGGACACCCCCTTACCGAATCGGCCGTCCGTCCAGAACCACCCCTGACGAAAGTCAGGTCTCGCCGGGCGCGGGCAGCGGGGTGGGCACCGCGTTCTGCATCTGCTGGAAGACCACCGAGGTGCGGAAGCCGACGATCTCCTTGCGCTTGCTCAGCTTGTCCAGCAGGAACGCGTGCAGGTGGTCGAGGTCCTGCACGGCCACGTGCAGCAGGAAGTCGTCGCCGCCGGCCAGCACGAAGACGCTCAGCACCTCCGGCATGCCGCCCGCCGACGCCTTGAACGCGTTGATCACCGCCCGGCTCAGCGGCCGGACCTGGACCGAGACCATCGCCTGCGTGCCCCGGTTGAGCGCGGCCGGGTCGATGTCGGCGTGGTAGCCGCGGATCACGCCGCGGCGGGTGAGCGAGCGTACCCGTTCGAGACAGGTCGAGGGGGCGATGCCGAGCTGCCTGGCCAGCTCGCGGTTGGACTGCCGCGCATCCGTTTGGAGCAGCCGCACGATCGCCGAATCAAGTTCGTCCATGACCGGAGATTCTGCCCTGTCTCCGGCCGGACGGTCGGCTGACCCCTCGTGGTGTCGTGCAACTGCTCTACTTTCGAGCCTATGACGCAACAGACGGAAGCTCGCATGACGGCAGGACAGGGCACGGCGCTGCTGGTGGGAGCGGTGCTCGGGCCAGGCATGCTGGTGCTGCCGCAGCTGGCCGCCGCCGCGGCGGGCCCCGCCTCCGTGCTGGCCTGGGCGGGCCTGCTCGCGCTCAGCGTGCCCGTCGCGCTGACCTTCGCCGCGCTCGGCGCGCGCTACCCGGACGGCGGGGGAGTGGCGAGCTTCGTCGGGCTCGCCTTCGGCCGGCGCGCCGCCGCCGTGACCGGCTGGTGGTTCTTCGGCGCGGTGCCCGTCGGCACGGTGGCCGGCGCGATCGGCGGCGGCCGGTACGTCGAGGCGTGCTTCGGCGTGGACGGCACCCTCGCCGCCTGGCTCATCATGCTGGCCGCCGTCGCCGCCAACGCCGCCGGCCTCCGCACCTCGGGTTGGCTCCAGCTCGGCTTCGTGCTGCTGCTGGTCGGGCTGCTGGCCACCGCCGTGATCGTCGCCGCGCCGCACGGACGGGCGGCGAACCTCACCCCGTTCGCCCCGCACGGCGCGGCAGGCGTGGCGAGCGCGGCCGGGGTGCTCATGTTCGCCTTCGCCGGGTGGGAGGCGGCCAGCCACCTGTCCGCCGAGTTCGCCGACCGCAGGAACGGCCTGGTCCGGGCCACCGTCGTGACGCTCGCCGTGATCGCCGTGCTCTACCTCGGGGTGTCGCTGACCTCGGTCGGCGTGCTCGGCGCGGACATGAGCGGCGTGCCGCTGACCGGGATGCTGGAGCTCGGCCTCGGCGGCGCCGCGCGGCCGGTGACCGGGGTGGTGGCGGTGCTGCTGACGTTCGGCGCGGTCAACACCTACCTGGCCGGCGCGGCCCGGCTCGGCGCGGCCCTGGCCAGGGACGGGGCGCTGCCCTCCTGGTTCGCGGCGGGCGGGGAGGCGGGGCGGACCCCGTACCGGAGCCTCGGGCTGGTGGCGGCGCTGACGGTGCCGGTGCTGGTGTCGGGGGCCGACCTCGACGTGCTCATGCGGGCCACCTCGGCGTGCCTGACGGCGGTCACGGCGGCGGGCGTGGTGGCCGCGGTCCGGATGTTGCCGGCGGGCCGGCACCGCGGCACCGCCGTGGCGGGGGCCGCGCTGTCCGTGGCGGCGCTCGCGTTCTGCGGCGTCTACCTGCTGGTTCCGGCCGTGTTGGGGCTGGTGGCGGCCGCCGTTCTTACGGCCGGCTCTCGCCGACCGTATAAAAAGGGCATATAAACGGCGAGAGGCGCCGTCAGGCGGGCACCAACTCATCGTCACCGGGACGGCGCGATGTCGGGAGGGTGCGATGACGCAGCACGCCAAGTACGAGGAATCCAGGGCGGTCGGCGAGCAGGCGCGCGAGAAGGAGTGGGCCCGGCCCAGCTTCGGCAAGCAGCTCTTCCTCGGCGACTTCCGCCTGGACCTGGTCCACCCGGCGCCGGCGCTGCCCGACGAGGCCGCCAAGCGCGGCGAGGAGTTCGTCCGGGCCGTGCGCCGCTACCTGGACGCGCACGTCGACCCCGCGCTCATCGAGCGCACCGGGCAGATCCCGGACGAGGTGGTCAGGGGCCTGGCCGAGCTGGGCGCCTTCGGCATCACGATCGGCGAGGAGTATGGCGGCCTCGGCCTGCCCTACCTGTACTACTGCCGGGCCCTCATGCTCGTCGGCTCCTACTGCCCGGCGCTCGCCACGCTGCTGTCGGCGCACCAGTCGATCGGCGTGCCGCAGCCGCTGAAGCTGTTCGGCAGCGAGGAGCAGAAGCGCGAGTACCTGCCGCGCTGCGCCCGGGGCGAGATCTCGGCGTTCCTGCTCACCGAGCCCGACGTCGGCTCCGACCCGGCCCGCCTGGCCACCACCGCCACCCGCGACGGCGACGACTACGTGCTGGACGGCGTCAAGCTGTGGACGACCAACGGCGTCGTGGCCGACCTGCTCGTGGTGATGGCCAGGACCGGCAAGAAGATCAGCGCGTTCGTGGTCGAGGCCGACTCGCCGGGCATCACGGTCAGGCGGCGCAACGCGTTCATGGGCCTGCGCGGCATCGAGAACGGCGTCACCGAGTTCTCCCAGGTCAGGGTGCCGGCCAGGAACCTGATCGGGCGCGAGGGCGAGGGCCTGCGGATCGCCCTCACCACGCTCAACACCGGCCGCCTCTCGCTGCCCGCCACCTGCGCGGGCAACGCCAAGTGGGCGCTGAAGATCGCCCGCGAGTGGGGCAACGCCCGCGTGCAGTGGGGCCACAACATCGGCCGGCACGAGGCCGTCGCCACCAAGCTCGCCTTCATCGCGGCCACCGCGTACGCGCTGGAGGCCGTCATGGAGCTCAACAGCCGCCTGGCCGACGACAAGCGCAACGACATCAGGATCGAGGCGGCCCTCGGCAAGCTCTACGCCTCCGAGATGGGCTACCGCATCCTGGACGAACTGGTCCAGATCAGGGGCGGCCGCGGCTACGAGACCGCCGAGTCGCTGGCCGCCCGCGGCGAGCGCGGCGTGCCGGCCGAGCAGATGCTCCGCGACTCCCGCATCAACCGCATCTTCGAGGGCTCCACCGAGATCATGCGCCTGGCGATCACCCGGGAGGCCGTGGACGCGCACCTGTCGGCCGCCGGCGAGCTGATCAACCCGGACGCCTCCCGCCAGGAACGCGCCCAGGCCCTCCGCCGGGCCGGCCGCTTCTACGCGGGCTGGCTGCCGACGCTGGTCGCCGGCGCGGGCACGCTGCCCGGCGGCTACGGCGCCTTCGGCCCCCTCGCCGGGCATCTCCGCTTCGTGGAGCGGACCAGCAGGAAGCTGGCCCGGTCCACCTTCTACGGCATGTCCCGCTGGCAGGGCCGGCTGGAGCACCGCCAGGCGTTCCTCGGGCGGATCGTGGACGTCGGGGCCGAGCTGCTGGCCATGACCGCCGTCTGCGTCAAGGCGGCGGGCGACTCGGCGGACCTCGGGCGGCGGCCGTACGAGCTGGCCGACACCTTCTGCCACCAGGCCAGGCTGCGGGTGGAGGCGCTGTTCGACCGGCTCTGGGACAACACCGACGCCCGCGACGCCCGCCTGGCCGGGTACGTCCTGGAGGGCCGCTACGACTTCGTCGAGGAGGGCGTGCTCGACCCGTCCATCGACGGGCCGTGGATCGGCTCGCCCGAGGGCGGCGAGAACGTCCGGCGGAAGATCGTCTGACATCCGGTCTAGACCGGGTGTGCGCAACCGGCGGCCTTACTGTTGCCGAACCGCAACAGGCCGGTATAGACCGGATGGGGAACGCGGGCTTACGCTGACGCAAACGCGGCGAGCTCCGGAGCGCTCCGGGCTGCTCCGGGCTTCCGCGTGCTCATCCCCCAGGGCGGGTCCGGGCCCACTGGTACGGACCAGCGTCACCCGTCCGACGATAAGGCGGTATCTCCAGTGAACAACAAGCTTGCGGGCGGCGCCGCTGTCGGCCTCGCCGCGCTGCTGGTCCTGGCCGGCTGCGGCTCGGAAGGCTCCGGTGGCGGCGGCGGCAACCAGGCCTCCTCCGGCGGCCAGGTCACGCTCAAGATGGTCGCCGCCGACTACGGCGACGGCCCCGGCAAGCCGAACTCGGGCGAGACGTTCTGGAAGGGCGTCGTGGACGAGTTCCAGGCCGCCAACCCGAACATCAAGGTCGACGTCCAGGTCATCAACTGGAACGACATCGACAAGCAGGTCGCCACCATGGTCCAGAACGGCCAGGTGCCCGACATCCTGCAGACCGGCGACTACTCCGGCTTCGTCAAGGACAACCTGCTCTACAAGGTCGACGAGGTGCTGTCGCCGAACGTCTCCGGCGACCTGCTGCAGAAGTTCGCCGACTTCGGCAAGGTGGACGGCACCGCGTACGGCATCCCGTTCGTCTCCTCCGCCCGCGCCCTGTTCTACAACAAGGACCTGTTCGGCAAGGCCGGCATCAACGAGCCGCCCAAGACCTGGGACGAGCTCAAGGCCGCCGCCGAGAAGCTGAAGGCGGCCGGCGTGACCCAGCCGTTCGGCCTGCCGCTCGGCCAGGAGGAGGCCCAGGCCGAGTCGTTCCTGTGGATGCTCGGCAACGGCGGCGGCTACAAGGACGCCTCCGGCAAGTGGGCGATCAACTCCGCGCCGAACGTCGAGACCTTCACCTACCTCAAGGGCCTGGTCGACGCCGGCCTGACCACCCCGAACCCCGGCACCAAGGACCGCAAGACGGTCTGGGAGGACTTCGGCGCCGGCAAGGTCGGCATGGTCAACGGCGGCCCCATGTCGATCCCGATCTTCGACGCGGCCGGCCTGAAGAACTACGGCGTCGCGCCCATTCCCGGCAAGTCCGGCCCGCTCGACACCACGCTCGGCGTCATGGACTGGATCATGGCGTTCAACAAGAACGGCCACGCCGCCGAGATCAAGAAGTTCTTCGACTTCTTCTACACCGGCAACGC encodes:
- a CDS encoding serine hydrolase domain-containing protein, coding for MKSLLISLLAAGTLATPAPAQLTPATVDGYMRDALAATGLPGVSVVVTHDGQVVHAAGYGHDSAGRPVTADTPMRVASVSKSFTATAVMTLVERGRIRLDEPVAAQLPGFRMADPRAARVTVRQLLNQTSGLSDTTVDINALEETTNLAAYTARLAGGRLRAEPGTRWEYCNVNYDLAARLVEVASGRDFGSYLRDRVFGPLGMTSSAVSDQEVRPADGYNSVYGLWLPRPELPAFLNGSGSGGVVTTANDMGKWLVTQTGHGRPLVKRQSLEEMHKPIAIRPYAMGWGVEQETGQLTHSGNLFTYTAVEAISPRTGYGFAVMTNSAALQDDTYAIMLGLTALSEGRRPEVPGGDRQLYEAILGAVALAAAALGVLGVLRARRWAARRAGRPRWRAALRLLPALLPVLVLASYPDWTSFLMNGRTVTWAQLTYFPAPLSITLLVAGLAGLAVIVARICVLCKLTRYAKTRS
- a CDS encoding APC family permease, with the protein product MTAGQGTALLVGAVLGPGMLVLPQLAAAAAGPASVLAWAGLLALSVPVALTFAALGARYPDGGGVASFVGLAFGRRAAAVTGWWFFGAVPVGTVAGAIGGGRYVEACFGVDGTLAAWLIMLAAVAANAAGLRTSGWLQLGFVLLLVGLLATAVIVAAPHGRAANLTPFAPHGAAGVASAAGVLMFAFAGWEAASHLSAEFADRRNGLVRATVVTLAVIAVLYLGVSLTSVGVLGADMSGVPLTGMLELGLGGAARPVTGVVAVLLTFGAVNTYLAGAARLGAALARDGALPSWFAAGGEAGRTPYRSLGLVAALTVPVLVSGADLDVLMRATSACLTAVTAAGVVAAVRMLPAGRHRGTAVAGAALSVAALAFCGVYLLVPAVLGLVAAAVLTAGSRRPYKKGI
- a CDS encoding acyl-CoA dehydrogenase family protein; the encoded protein is MTQHAKYEESRAVGEQAREKEWARPSFGKQLFLGDFRLDLVHPAPALPDEAAKRGEEFVRAVRRYLDAHVDPALIERTGQIPDEVVRGLAELGAFGITIGEEYGGLGLPYLYYCRALMLVGSYCPALATLLSAHQSIGVPQPLKLFGSEEQKREYLPRCARGEISAFLLTEPDVGSDPARLATTATRDGDDYVLDGVKLWTTNGVVADLLVVMARTGKKISAFVVEADSPGITVRRRNAFMGLRGIENGVTEFSQVRVPARNLIGREGEGLRIALTTLNTGRLSLPATCAGNAKWALKIAREWGNARVQWGHNIGRHEAVATKLAFIAATAYALEAVMELNSRLADDKRNDIRIEAALGKLYASEMGYRILDELVQIRGGRGYETAESLAARGERGVPAEQMLRDSRINRIFEGSTEIMRLAITREAVDAHLSAAGELINPDASRQERAQALRRAGRFYAGWLPTLVAGAGTLPGGYGAFGPLAGHLRFVERTSRKLARSTFYGMSRWQGRLEHRQAFLGRIVDVGAELLAMTAVCVKAAGDSADLGRRPYELADTFCHQARLRVEALFDRLWDNTDARDARLAGYVLEGRYDFVEEGVLDPSIDGPWIGSPEGGENVRRKIV
- a CDS encoding extracellular solute-binding protein yields the protein MNNKLAGGAAVGLAALLVLAGCGSEGSGGGGGNQASSGGQVTLKMVAADYGDGPGKPNSGETFWKGVVDEFQAANPNIKVDVQVINWNDIDKQVATMVQNGQVPDILQTGDYSGFVKDNLLYKVDEVLSPNVSGDLLQKFADFGKVDGTAYGIPFVSSARALFYNKDLFGKAGINEPPKTWDELKAAAEKLKAAGVTQPFGLPLGQEEAQAESFLWMLGNGGGYKDASGKWAINSAPNVETFTYLKGLVDAGLTTPNPGTKDRKTVWEDFGAGKVGMVNGGPMSIPIFDAAGLKNYGVAPIPGKSGPLDTTLGVMDWIMAFNKNGHAAEIKKFFDFFYTGNAAQKISDTYKLLPVTNSGIKKLSGDEKLKPFLDALPNASFYPFQDPKWAEVNPAIKQTIGGAVKEDPAKVLGELQKVAEAG
- a CDS encoding Lrp/AsnC family transcriptional regulator, giving the protein MDELDSAIVRLLQTDARQSNRELARQLGIAPSTCLERVRSLTRRGVIRGYHADIDPAALNRGTQAMVSVQVRPLSRAVINAFKASAGGMPEVLSVFVLAGGDDFLLHVAVQDLDHLHAFLLDKLSKRKEIVGFRTSVVFQQMQNAVPTPLPAPGET